The genomic DNA GTGGCATGGGCTCGATCATGGGTGCGATCCTGACGGGATACATGCTCGGCATCATCGAGGGTCTGACCCGGGTGTTCTATCCCGAAGGATCGGCCGTCGTTATTTTCGTCATCATGGCGATCGTCCTGATGATCAAACCTGAAGGACTGTTCGGGAGGCCCGCCTGATGGCTATGGCAGACAATACAACCAACACTGCGCCCGTGGTGCAGACCATCGGCATGCCGACACTGCATAAAGTCATGTTCACAGTTCTGTTGGCCGGATTGATCGTGCTGCCGTTCCTAGTCTATCCGGTCTTCGCGATGAAAGTAATGTGCTTTGCACTGTTTGCTGCGGCCTTCAACCTGCTCCTGGGCTTTGGCGGACTGTTGTCGTTCGGGCATGCCGCCTATTTCGGTGGGGCCAGCTATATTGCCGCCTATGCAGCGAAGGTCTGGGGCCTCACCCCGGAACTGGCCGTACTGAGCGGTGCGGCCGCGGCGGGCGTGCTGGGGTTAGCCATCGGATCGCTGGCGATCCGCAGGCAGGGCATCTATTTTGCGATGGTCACGCTGGCCTTTGCGCAGATGGTGTATTTTGTCGCCCTTCAGGCAGAATTCACCGGCGGCGAAGACGGTATCCAGAGCGTGCCGCGCGGCGACCTGTTCGGGCTGATCTCGCTGGCCGACAACATCGCGCTGTATTTCTTC from Pararhizobium sp. IMCC3301 includes the following:
- a CDS encoding branched-chain amino acid ABC transporter permease, producing the protein MADNTTNTAPVVQTIGMPTLHKVMFTVLLAGLIVLPFLVYPVFAMKVMCFALFAAAFNLLLGFGGLLSFGHAAYFGGASYIAAYAAKVWGLTPELAVLSGAAAAGVLGLAIGSLAIRRQGIYFAMVTLAFAQMVYFVALQAEFTGGEDGIQSVPRGDLFGLISLADNIALYFFVLVVTFGGILMLYRIVHSPFGQVLKAIRENEPRAISLGYDVNRYKLIVFTLSATMSGLAGATKSQVFQLASLTDVHWSMSGEVVLMTLLGGMGTIFGPLVGAGIIVTMQNYLATFGAWVTVIQGVIFVIAVLLFREGIVGVLAKWFKRPL